The following coding sequences are from one Fibrobacter sp. UWT2 window:
- the grpE gene encoding nucleotide exchange factor GrpE — MAEDLNQQEPTAEEKAKFEQDVLKAAEEAMKMEAEANKADEAQAEATAEQPAESAEQPAEPAAAPDPTEVLKQQLADANDRNLRLMAEFDNYRRRTAKEQLELIETANGKLLEKLSEVQDNFERAFASENKAQDLEAFEKGMQMIYNQFAKILTDAGLEQIDPTGAEFDPNMHEALMQQPSETVPEGHVVTVFQKGYKLKNKILKTAKVIVSSGK; from the coding sequence TGAATCAGCAGGAACCGACCGCCGAAGAAAAGGCAAAATTCGAACAGGACGTGCTCAAGGCCGCCGAAGAAGCCATGAAGATGGAAGCCGAAGCCAACAAGGCTGACGAAGCCCAGGCCGAAGCTACCGCCGAGCAACCCGCTGAATCTGCTGAACAGCCTGCGGAACCAGCCGCGGCTCCGGACCCGACAGAAGTCCTGAAGCAGCAACTGGCCGACGCTAATGACCGCAACTTGCGCCTGATGGCCGAATTCGACAACTACCGCCGTCGTACCGCCAAGGAACAGCTCGAACTCATCGAAACGGCAAACGGCAAGCTCCTTGAAAAGCTCTCTGAAGTGCAGGACAACTTCGAGCGCGCTTTCGCGAGCGAAAACAAGGCCCAGGATTTGGAAGCCTTCGAGAAGGGCATGCAGATGATCTACAACCAGTTCGCAAAGATTTTGACCGATGCGGGCCTCGAGCAAATCGACCCGACGGGTGCCGAATTCGACCCGAACATGCACGAAGCCCTGATGCAGCAGCCCAGCGAGACCGTGCCCGAAGGCCACGTGGTGACCGTGTTCCAGAAGGGCTACAAGCTCAAGAACAAAATCTTGAAGACCGCGAAGGTGATTGTCTCGTCCGGCAAGTAA